A genomic region of Pseudomonas sp. KU43P contains the following coding sequences:
- a CDS encoding carbohydrate ABC transporter permease, with protein MTTATAQLRASPLDALQRWLPKLVLAPSMFIVLVGFYGYILWTFVLSFTTSTFLPTYKWAGLAQYARLFDNDRWWVASKNLLLFGGLFIAISLAIGVLLAVLLDQRIRREGFIRTIYLYPIALSMIVTGTAWKWLLNPGMGLDKLLRDWGWEGFRLDWLIDPDRVVYCLVIAAVWQASGFIMAMFLAGLRGVDPSIIRAAQIDGASLPRIYWSVVLPSLRPVFFSALMILSHIAIKSFDLVAAMTAGGPGYSSDLPAMFMYSFTFSRGQMGMGSASAILMLGAILAILVPYLYSELRSKRHA; from the coding sequence ATGACTACAGCAACCGCCCAACTGCGGGCCTCCCCCCTGGACGCGTTGCAGCGCTGGCTACCCAAGCTGGTGCTGGCGCCGAGCATGTTCATCGTCCTGGTGGGCTTCTACGGCTACATTCTCTGGACGTTCGTCCTGTCCTTCACCACCTCGACCTTCCTCCCCACCTACAAGTGGGCAGGCCTGGCGCAATACGCCCGCCTGTTCGACAACGACCGCTGGTGGGTGGCGAGCAAGAACCTGCTGCTGTTCGGCGGCCTGTTCATCGCCATCAGCCTGGCCATCGGTGTGTTGCTGGCGGTGCTGCTCGACCAGCGCATACGCCGCGAAGGTTTCATCCGTACCATCTACCTCTACCCCATTGCGCTGTCGATGATCGTCACCGGCACCGCCTGGAAGTGGCTGCTCAACCCCGGCATGGGGCTGGACAAGCTGCTGCGCGACTGGGGCTGGGAGGGTTTTCGCCTGGATTGGCTGATCGACCCCGACCGGGTGGTGTACTGCCTGGTGATCGCTGCTGTCTGGCAGGCCTCTGGCTTCATCATGGCGATGTTCCTCGCCGGCCTGCGCGGTGTCGATCCATCGATCATCCGCGCCGCACAGATCGACGGTGCGAGCTTGCCGCGCATCTACTGGAGCGTGGTGCTGCCCAGCCTGCGCCCGGTGTTCTTCAGTGCGTTGATGATCCTCTCGCATATCGCCATCAAGAGCTTCGACCTGGTGGCGGCAATGACCGCCGGTGGCCCGGGGTACTCGTCCGACCTGCCGGCAATGTTCATGTACTCGTTCACCTTCAGCCGCGGCCAGATGGGCATGGGCTCGGCCAGCGCCATTCTCATGCTCGGGGCGATCCTGGCGATCCTCGTGCCGTATCTATACTCGGAGCTGCGGAGCAAACGCCATGCATAG
- a CDS encoding carbohydrate ABC transporter permease, whose product MHSPAAKLSLSRIAIHAVLLAAVLLYLVPLVVMLLTSFKTPEDISSGNLLSWPAVFSGIGWVKAWDTVSGYFWNSIMITVPAVLISTAIGALNGYVLSMWRFRGSQLFFGLLLFGCFLPFQTVLLPASFTLGKLGLASTTEGLVLVHVVYGLAFTTLFFRNFYVSVPDALVKAARLDGAGFFTIFRRIILPMSTPIIMVCLIWQFTQIWNDFLFGVVFSSGDSQPITVALNNLVNTSTGAKEYNVDMAAAMIAGLPTLLVYVVAGKYFVRGLTAGAVKG is encoded by the coding sequence ATGCATAGCCCTGCTGCAAAATTGAGCCTGAGCCGCATCGCCATTCACGCCGTGCTGCTAGCGGCCGTGCTGCTCTACCTCGTGCCGCTGGTGGTGATGCTGCTGACCAGTTTCAAGACCCCGGAAGACATCAGCAGCGGTAACCTGCTGAGCTGGCCCGCCGTGTTTAGCGGCATCGGCTGGGTCAAGGCCTGGGACACGGTCAGTGGCTATTTCTGGAACTCGATCATGATCACCGTGCCGGCGGTACTGATCTCAACCGCCATCGGGGCGCTGAACGGCTATGTGCTGTCGATGTGGCGCTTTCGCGGTTCGCAGCTGTTCTTCGGCTTGCTGCTGTTCGGTTGCTTCCTGCCGTTCCAGACCGTGCTGCTGCCGGCCTCGTTCACCCTGGGCAAGCTGGGGTTGGCCAGCACCACCGAGGGCCTGGTGCTGGTGCATGTGGTCTACGGCCTGGCGTTCACCACGCTGTTTTTCCGCAACTTCTACGTCAGCGTGCCCGATGCGCTGGTCAAGGCCGCACGCCTGGACGGCGCCGGCTTCTTCACCATCTTTCGCCGCATCATCCTGCCGATGTCGACGCCGATCATCATGGTCTGCCTGATCTGGCAGTTCACCCAGATCTGGAACGACTTCCTGTTCGGCGTGGTGTTCTCCAGCGGCGATTCGCAACCGATCACCGTGGCCCTGAACAACCTGGTCAATACCAGCACCGGAGCCAAGGAATACAACGTCGACATGGCGGCGGCGATGATCGCCGGCCTGCCAACCCTGCTGGTCTACGTGGTGGCAGGCAAGTATTTCGTCCGCGGGCTCACTGCCGGCGCCGTCAAGGGGTAA
- a CDS encoding ABC transporter ATP-binding protein: MATLELRNVNKTYGSGLPDTLKDIQLSIKDGEFLILVGPSGCGKSTLMNCIAGLENITGGAILIDEQDVSGMSPKDRDIAMVFQSYALYPTMSVRENIEFGLKIRKMPQAAIDEEVARVAKLLQIEHLLARKPAQLSGGQQQRVAMGRALARRPKIYLFDEPLSNLDAKLRVEMRTEMKLMHQRLKTTTVYVTHDQIEAMTLGDKVAVMKDGIIQQFGTPQQIYNDPANQFVASFIGSPPMNFIPVRLTRQDGRLLALLDSGQARCELPLGMASEGLEGREIILGIRPEQITLGSGEGNGLPGIRADVQVTEPTGPDLLVFVTLNQTKVCCRLAPDVACRVGDSLHLQFDPARVLLFDAATGERLGLGSGNASVKDNVAHFKSR; encoded by the coding sequence ATGGCAACACTTGAACTTCGCAATGTGAACAAGACCTACGGCAGCGGCCTGCCGGACACCCTCAAGGACATCCAGCTGTCGATCAAGGACGGCGAATTCCTGATCCTGGTCGGCCCTTCGGGCTGTGGCAAATCGACCTTGATGAACTGCATCGCGGGGCTGGAAAACATCACCGGCGGGGCGATCCTCATCGACGAGCAGGACGTCAGCGGCATGAGCCCCAAGGATCGGGACATTGCCATGGTGTTCCAGTCCTACGCGCTGTACCCGACCATGAGCGTGCGCGAGAACATCGAGTTCGGCCTGAAGATTCGCAAGATGCCGCAGGCGGCCATCGACGAGGAGGTGGCGCGGGTGGCCAAGCTGCTGCAGATCGAGCACTTGCTGGCGCGCAAGCCGGCGCAGCTCTCCGGTGGTCAGCAGCAACGGGTGGCCATGGGCCGGGCGCTGGCGCGGCGGCCGAAGATCTACCTGTTCGACGAACCGCTGTCGAACCTCGACGCCAAGCTGCGAGTCGAGATGCGCACCGAAATGAAGCTGATGCACCAGCGCCTTAAGACCACCACGGTTTACGTCACCCACGACCAGATCGAGGCCATGACCCTGGGCGACAAGGTGGCGGTAATGAAGGACGGCATCATCCAGCAGTTCGGCACTCCGCAGCAGATCTACAACGACCCGGCCAACCAGTTCGTCGCCAGCTTCATCGGCTCGCCACCGATGAATTTCATTCCGGTACGCCTGACCCGTCAGGACGGGCGCCTGCTGGCCCTGCTCGACAGTGGCCAGGCCCGATGCGAGCTCCCTCTGGGAATGGCCAGTGAAGGGCTGGAGGGGCGTGAAATCATCCTCGGTATCCGCCCGGAGCAAATCACGCTGGGTAGCGGGGAGGGTAATGGCCTGCCAGGCATCCGCGCCGACGTGCAGGTCACCGAGCCTACCGGGCCGGACTTGCTGGTGTTCGTAACCCTCAACCAGACCAAGGTCTGCTGCCGCCTGGCGCCGGATGTGGCGTGCCGGGTTGGTGACAGCCTGCACCTGCAGTTCGACCCGGCGCGGGTGCTGCTGTTCGACGCCGCCACCGGCGAACGCCTGGGCTTGGGCAGCGGCAACGCTTCAGTGAAGGACAACGTGGCTCACTTCAAGAGCCGTTGA
- a CDS encoding carbohydrate porin, which yields MEQRNRIRTLGSLALLAAVGSSGVQAAEAFSSESKWMTGDWGGTRTELLEKGYDFTLDYVGEVAGNLNGGYNDDKTARYSDQFALGAHLDLQKILGWHDAEFKLAITERSGRNLSNDRISDPRAGQFSSVQEVWGRGQTWRLTQMWVKQKYFDGALDVKFGRFGEGEDFNSFPCDFQNLAFCGSQVGNWVGGIWYNWPVSQWALRVKYNITPDFFVQVGAFEQNPSNLETGNGFKLSGSGTKGAILPVEMVWSPKVNGLPGEYRLGYYYSTAKADDVFDDVNGNPQALTGADFKSHSSKHGWWVVAQQQVTAHAGDVNRGLSLFANFTVHDKATNVVDNYQQVGLVYKGAFDARPKDDIGFGVARIHVNDDVKKRAELLNAQSGIDDYDNPGFVPLQRTEYNAELYYGFHVTNWLTVRPNLQYIKSPGGVDEVDNALVAGLKIQSSF from the coding sequence ATGGAACAGCGCAATCGCATCAGAACCTTGGGCTCGCTGGCCTTGCTCGCTGCGGTCGGCAGCAGTGGCGTGCAGGCCGCCGAGGCCTTTTCCAGCGAGTCGAAATGGATGACCGGCGACTGGGGCGGCACCCGCACCGAACTGCTGGAGAAAGGCTACGACTTCACCCTCGATTACGTCGGTGAAGTGGCCGGCAACCTCAACGGCGGCTACAACGACGACAAGACCGCCCGCTACAGCGATCAGTTCGCCCTTGGTGCCCACCTCGACCTGCAGAAGATCCTTGGTTGGCATGATGCCGAATTCAAACTGGCGATCACCGAGCGCAGCGGCCGCAACCTGTCCAACGACCGCATCAGCGACCCGCGTGCCGGGCAGTTCAGCTCGGTGCAGGAGGTGTGGGGGCGAGGCCAGACCTGGCGTCTGACGCAGATGTGGGTCAAGCAGAAGTACTTCGACGGCGCTCTGGATGTGAAATTCGGCCGCTTCGGCGAGGGCGAGGACTTCAACAGCTTCCCCTGCGACTTCCAGAACCTGGCCTTCTGCGGTTCGCAGGTGGGTAACTGGGTGGGCGGCATCTGGTACAACTGGCCGGTCAGCCAGTGGGCGCTGCGGGTCAAGTACAACATCACCCCCGACTTCTTCGTCCAGGTCGGCGCCTTCGAGCAGAACCCCTCGAACCTGGAAACCGGCAACGGCTTCAAACTCAGCGGCAGCGGTACCAAGGGTGCGATCCTGCCGGTGGAAATGGTCTGGTCGCCCAAGGTCAACGGCCTGCCGGGTGAATACCGTCTGGGCTACTACTACAGCACGGCCAAGGCCGACGACGTGTTCGATGACGTCAACGGCAACCCGCAGGCGCTGACCGGTGCAGACTTCAAGTCACATTCGAGCAAGCACGGCTGGTGGGTGGTGGCGCAGCAGCAGGTCACGGCCCATGCCGGCGACGTCAACCGCGGTCTGAGCCTGTTCGCCAACTTCACCGTTCACGACAAGGCCACCAACGTGGTCGACAACTACCAGCAGGTCGGCCTGGTCTACAAGGGTGCCTTCGATGCCCGTCCCAAGGACGATATCGGCTTCGGCGTGGCGCGCATTCACGTCAACGACGATGTGAAGAAACGTGCCGAGCTGCTCAATGCCCAAAGTGGCATCGACGACTACGACAACCCAGGTTTCGTGCCGCTGCAGCGTACCGAGTACAACGCCGAACTCTATTACGGCTTCCACGTCACCAACTGGCTCACCGTGCGGCCCAACCTGCAGTACATCAAGAGCCCGGGTGGCGTTGACGAGGTGGACAACGCGCTGGTCGCCGGCCTGAAGATTCAGTCGTCATTCTGA
- a CDS encoding D-hexose-6-phosphate mutarotase, whose product MPEHPLHRFFTSQRPRPTFEWERYQQRDVLIIDHPRCQAAFSRQGAQLLHFQPAGERPWLWCAEQWPQVGAIRGGVPVCWPWYGRHPSEDLWPAHGWARLLDWKLVDSREDEEGVTLKWRLDVCDWQVDLQARLGSRMELSLSTEHQDSEPCQLSHALLAYWRISDVSEIALSGLEDIEGYDRLNRQACREDGALKVKGGCQKVYPGTPRVQLQDPAWQRELCIDTGDSDDTVVWHPGNRPLMGVSGRESQGFVCVEAASGSGEGLSLAPGQRAHLRLQAHRLS is encoded by the coding sequence ATGCCCGAACATCCGCTACATCGCTTCTTTACCTCGCAACGGCCCAGGCCGACATTCGAGTGGGAGCGTTACCAGCAGCGCGATGTGCTGATCATCGATCACCCTCGCTGCCAGGCGGCCTTCAGCCGCCAGGGCGCGCAACTGCTGCACTTCCAGCCCGCCGGTGAACGGCCCTGGCTATGGTGCGCCGAGCAGTGGCCGCAGGTGGGGGCAATTCGCGGTGGTGTGCCGGTGTGCTGGCCCTGGTATGGCCGCCACCCCAGTGAAGACCTGTGGCCGGCCCATGGTTGGGCACGCTTGCTGGACTGGAAGCTGGTGGACAGCCGCGAAGACGAGGAGGGCGTGACGCTCAAGTGGCGGCTCGACGTGTGCGACTGGCAGGTGGACTTGCAGGCAAGGCTGGGCAGCCGCATGGAGTTGAGCCTGAGCACCGAGCACCAGGACAGTGAACCTTGCCAGTTGAGCCATGCTCTGCTGGCCTACTGGCGTATCAGTGACGTTTCCGAGATAGCGCTGTCTGGGCTCGAGGATATCGAAGGCTACGACCGCCTTAACCGTCAGGCCTGCCGGGAAGACGGTGCCTTGAAGGTCAAGGGCGGATGCCAGAAGGTCTACCCCGGCACGCCGCGGGTGCAGTTGCAGGACCCGGCGTGGCAGCGTGAGCTGTGCATCGACACCGGCGATAGCGATGACACCGTGGTCTGGCACCCTGGCAACCGCCCGTTGATGGGCGTGAGTGGGCGGGAGAGCCAGGGTTTCGTCTGCGTCGAGGCCGCCAGCGGCAGCGGCGAAGGCCTGAGCTTGGCGCCAGGCCAGCGCGCCCATCTGCGCTTGCAGGCGCACCGGCTCAGTTGA
- the hexR gene encoding DNA-binding transcriptional regulator HexR, which translates to MRNLLEQIQGRLDELNKAERKVAEVILLNPQQATRFSIAALAQAAKVSEPTVNRFCRSFGVSGYPELKLQLAQSLASGAAYVSRAVEADDDPAAYTQKIFGSAIASLDAACQQLDPQQVSRAVDMMIQARQIHFFGLGASAPVALDAQHKFFRFNLAVSAHADVLMQRMLASVAHTGDLFVIISYTGRTRELVEVARLARENGASVLGLTAAGSPLAQACSLSLHIPLPEDTDIYMPMTSRIIQLTVLDVLATGMTLRRGVDFQPHLRKIKESLNASRYPIEDDELN; encoded by the coding sequence GTGCGAAACCTCCTGGAGCAGATCCAGGGACGCCTCGACGAGCTGAACAAGGCCGAACGCAAAGTCGCCGAAGTCATTCTGCTCAACCCGCAACAAGCCACCCGCTTCAGCATTGCCGCGCTGGCTCAGGCGGCAAAGGTCAGCGAGCCGACCGTCAACCGTTTCTGCCGCTCATTCGGCGTCAGCGGCTACCCGGAGCTCAAGCTGCAACTGGCGCAGAGCCTGGCCAGCGGCGCAGCCTACGTCAGCCGTGCGGTGGAGGCCGACGATGACCCGGCGGCCTACACGCAGAAAATCTTCGGCAGCGCCATCGCTTCGCTCGACGCCGCCTGCCAGCAACTCGACCCGCAGCAGGTCAGCCGCGCCGTGGACATGATGATCCAGGCCCGGCAGATCCACTTCTTCGGCCTCGGCGCCTCGGCCCCGGTGGCCCTCGACGCCCAGCACAAGTTCTTCCGCTTCAACCTGGCGGTGTCGGCTCATGCCGACGTACTGATGCAACGCATGCTGGCCTCGGTGGCTCACACCGGCGACCTGTTCGTGATCATCTCCTACACCGGGCGCACCCGCGAGCTGGTCGAGGTGGCACGCCTGGCGCGGGAAAACGGCGCCTCGGTGCTCGGCCTGACCGCCGCCGGCTCGCCACTGGCCCAGGCTTGCAGCCTGAGCCTGCACATTCCGCTGCCGGAAGACACCGACATCTACATGCCGATGACCTCGCGGATCATCCAGCTCACCGTGCTCGACGTGCTGGCCACCGGTATGACCCTGCGCCGCGGCGTGGACTTCCAGCCACACCTGCGCAAGATCAAGGAAAGCCTCAACGCCAGCCGCTACCCGATCGAGGACGACGAACTCAACTGA
- the zwf gene encoding glucose-6-phosphate dehydrogenase produces MAAISVEPCTFALFGALGDLALRKLFPALYQLDRANLLHADTRLLALAREAGSAQEHLNTIEAHLRRHVSEGDLEPAALGRFLGRLSYQHLDFLQPEGYQALAEQAPGELPLIAYFATAAAVYGAICENLDRAGLATRTRVVLEKPIGHDLESSRRVNDAVARFFPESRVYRIDHYLGKETVQNLIALRFANSLFETQWNQNSISHVEITVAEKVGIEGRWGYFDKAGQLRDMIQNHLLQLLCLIAMDPPSDLSADSIRDEKVKVLKALAPITGDGLSTRVVRGQYIAGYSDGKAVPGYLEEDNANAQSDTETFVALRADIRNWRWSGVPFYLRTGKRMPQKLSQIVIHFKETPHYIFAPEQRLQIGNKLIIRLQPDEGISLRVMTKEQGLDKGMQLRSGPLQLNFSDTWRTARIPDAYERLLLEVMRGNQNLFVRKDEIEYAWKWCDQLIAGWRNAGDTPKPYAAGSWGPMSSIALITRDGRAWYGDI; encoded by the coding sequence ATGGCTGCGATCAGTGTCGAACCTTGCACCTTTGCCCTGTTTGGCGCCTTGGGCGACCTGGCATTGCGCAAGTTGTTTCCCGCGCTCTATCAGCTCGACCGTGCCAATCTGCTGCATGCCGATACTCGGCTGCTGGCGTTGGCCCGCGAGGCTGGTAGCGCGCAGGAGCATTTGAATACCATCGAAGCCCACTTGCGCCGGCACGTCTCGGAAGGTGACCTGGAGCCCGCGGCGCTGGGGCGTTTCCTTGGCCGCCTGAGCTACCAGCATCTGGACTTCCTGCAGCCTGAGGGCTACCAGGCCCTGGCTGAGCAGGCGCCCGGCGAGTTGCCGTTGATCGCCTACTTCGCGACGGCCGCCGCCGTGTATGGCGCCATCTGCGAAAACCTCGACAGGGCCGGCCTGGCTACGCGCACCCGGGTCGTGCTGGAAAAGCCCATTGGCCACGACCTGGAGTCGTCGCGCCGGGTCAACGATGCCGTGGCGCGCTTTTTCCCGGAAAGCCGGGTGTACCGCATCGACCACTATCTGGGCAAGGAGACGGTGCAGAACCTGATCGCCCTGCGCTTTGCCAACAGTCTGTTCGAAACCCAGTGGAACCAGAACTCGATCTCCCATGTGGAGATCACCGTGGCCGAGAAGGTCGGCATCGAAGGCCGCTGGGGCTATTTCGACAAGGCCGGGCAGTTGCGCGACATGATCCAGAATCACCTGTTGCAGTTGTTGTGCCTGATCGCCATGGACCCGCCCAGCGACCTGTCGGCCGACAGCATCCGTGACGAGAAGGTCAAGGTGCTCAAGGCGCTGGCGCCGATCACGGGCGATGGGCTGAGCACTCGCGTGGTGCGTGGCCAGTACATTGCCGGCTACAGCGACGGCAAGGCGGTGCCCGGCTACCTGGAAGAAGACAACGCCAACGCGCAGAGTGACACCGAGACGTTTGTCGCCCTGCGTGCCGACATCCGCAACTGGCGTTGGTCTGGCGTGCCGTTCTACCTGCGTACCGGCAAGCGCATGCCGCAGAAGCTGTCGCAGATCGTCATCCACTTCAAGGAAACGCCGCACTACATCTTTGCCCCGGAACAGCGTTTGCAGATCGGTAATAAACTGATCATCCGCCTGCAGCCGGACGAAGGTATCTCTCTGCGGGTGATGACCAAGGAACAGGGGCTGGACAAGGGCATGCAACTGCGTAGCGGCCCGCTGCAACTGAATTTTTCCGACACCTGGCGCACTGCACGGATTCCGGATGCCTACGAGCGCTTGCTGCTCGAAGTGATGCGCGGCAACCAGAACCTGTTCGTGCGCAAGGACGAGATCGAGTACGCCTGGAAGTGGTGCGACCAGCTCATAGCGGGCTGGCGCAACGCAGGCGATACCCCCAAACCTTACGCGGCCGGTTCCTGGGGGCCAATGAGCTCGATTGCACTGATCACTCGTGATGGGAGGGCGTGGTATGGGGATATCTGA
- the pgl gene encoding 6-phosphogluconolactonase: MGISDLKLPATVRAHALADAGTLSTTLAADVAERLRAAISGKGQACLVLSGGRSPVPFLEQLATETLDWSKVTVSLADERWVPVEHADSNAGLLARHLFQGAAGKARFISLYRQAESLEAAAQSADQALAELPAIDVLVLGMGDDGHTASLFPGSPNLASGLDRDSQRRCLAMLAPSVPHQRLSMTRSLLASAAFIALSVQGPGKLATLRAALAGNDPSEMPIRAFLHDPLDIYWCP, encoded by the coding sequence ATGGGGATATCTGACCTGAAATTGCCGGCAACCGTTAGGGCGCATGCGCTGGCCGACGCCGGGACGCTTTCGACAACCCTGGCCGCTGACGTGGCCGAGCGTCTGCGTGCCGCGATCAGCGGCAAGGGCCAGGCCTGCCTGGTGCTTTCCGGCGGCCGTAGCCCGGTGCCGTTTCTTGAGCAGTTGGCAACCGAGACGCTGGACTGGTCGAAGGTCACCGTCAGCCTGGCTGACGAGCGCTGGGTGCCGGTCGAGCATGCCGACAGCAACGCAGGCCTGCTGGCTCGCCATCTGTTCCAGGGCGCTGCGGGCAAGGCGCGTTTCATTAGTTTGTATCGGCAGGCCGAGAGCCTTGAGGCTGCAGCTCAAAGTGCCGACCAGGCCCTGGCCGAACTGCCAGCCATCGATGTGCTGGTGCTCGGCATGGGTGACGACGGCCATACCGCGTCGCTGTTCCCTGGCAGCCCCAACCTGGCCTCAGGCCTGGACCGCGACAGCCAGCGACGTTGCCTGGCGATGCTGGCGCCGAGCGTACCGCATCAGCGCCTGTCGATGACCCGCTCGCTGCTGGCCAGCGCCGCTTTCATCGCACTGTCCGTGCAAGGCCCGGGCAAACTCGCTACCCTGCGCGCCGCGCTGGCGGGCAACGACCCATCCGAAATGCCGATTCGCGCCTTTCTTCACGACCCCCTGGACATCTACTGGTGCCCATGA
- a CDS encoding bifunctional 4-hydroxy-2-oxoglutarate aldolase/2-dehydro-3-deoxy-phosphogluconate aldolase — protein MTTLERPQPKLSMAEKAARIDAICGAARILPVITIAREEDILPLADALAAGGIRTLEVTLRSQHGLKAIQVLREQRPELCVGAGTVLDRSMFAAVEAAGAQFVVTPGITQDILEAGVDSEIPLLPGISTPSEIMMGYALGYRRFKLFPAEISGGVAAIKAFAGPFGDIRFCPTGGVNPANVRNYMALPNVMCVGGTWMLDSGWIKNGDWARIEACSAEAMALLD, from the coding sequence ATGACCACCCTCGAACGCCCACAGCCCAAGCTCTCGATGGCCGAGAAAGCCGCCCGGATCGACGCGATCTGTGGCGCGGCGCGTATCTTGCCGGTAATCACCATCGCCCGCGAAGAAGACATCCTGCCCCTGGCCGATGCCCTGGCTGCCGGCGGCATCCGTACCCTGGAAGTGACCCTGCGCTCGCAGCATGGCCTGAAGGCGATCCAGGTGTTGCGCGAGCAGCGCCCGGAGTTGTGCGTTGGCGCCGGCACGGTGCTCGATCGCAGCATGTTCGCTGCCGTTGAAGCGGCGGGTGCCCAATTTGTCGTGACGCCGGGCATCACCCAGGACATTCTCGAAGCCGGTGTGGACAGCGAGATTCCGCTGCTCCCAGGCATCAGCACGCCATCGGAAATCATGATGGGCTACGCCCTGGGTTACCGCCGCTTCAAGCTGTTTCCGGCGGAAATCAGTGGTGGCGTAGCAGCGATCAAGGCCTTTGCCGGGCCGTTTGGTGATATCCGCTTCTGCCCGACCGGTGGGGTAAACCCGGCCAATGTGCGCAATTACATGGCTTTGCCCAACGTGATGTGCGTGGGTGGAACCTGGATGCTCGACAGCGGCTGGATCAAGAACGGCGACTGGGCACGGATCGAGGCGTGCAGCGCCGAGGCCATGGCCTTGCTGGACTGA
- the leuA gene encoding 2-isopropylmalate synthase: protein MTMLKDPSKKYRAFPTIDLPDRTWPSKTITEAPIWCSSDLRDGNQSLIEPMDSEKKLRFWKTLVQVGVKEIEASFPSASQTDFDFVRTLIEDGHIPDDTTIQVLTQAREDLIARTFESLRGAKKAIVHLYNATSPSFRRIVFNQDKQGVKDIAVNAAKLFVKYAAQQPETHWTFQYSPETFSATELEFAKEVCDAVIEVWNPTPEHKVILNLPATVEVATPNIYADQIEWFCRNVSRRDSVIISLHCHNDRGTGIAATELGLMAGADRAEGCLFGNGERTGNVDLVTLALNLYTQGIDPQLDFSDIDGVRKVVEECNQLPVHPRHPYVGDLVHTAFSGSHQDAIRKGFAKQQEGELWEVPYLPIDPADIGRSYEAVIRVNSQSGKGGITYLLEQEYGISLPRRMQIEFSQVVQGETDRLGLEMTAQQIYSLLHKEYLQANSPYALVSHRLQEENGHSAVEVEVAGEGETTLHWRGKGNGALEALVAGLPIAVEIMDYNEHAIGAGTNAKAAAYIELRVAGGRPVHGVGIDENITTASFKALFSALNRSLSQQEAKAA from the coding sequence ATGACCATGCTCAAAGACCCATCGAAGAAGTACCGCGCTTTCCCGACCATCGACCTGCCGGACCGTACCTGGCCGTCGAAGACCATCACCGAGGCGCCGATCTGGTGCAGCTCCGACCTGCGTGATGGCAACCAGTCGCTGATCGAGCCGATGGACTCGGAGAAGAAGCTGCGTTTCTGGAAGACTTTGGTGCAGGTTGGCGTGAAGGAAATCGAAGCCTCGTTCCCATCCGCGTCGCAGACCGACTTCGACTTCGTGCGCACCCTGATCGAAGATGGCCACATCCCGGACGACACCACCATCCAGGTGCTCACCCAGGCCCGTGAGGACCTGATCGCCCGCACCTTCGAGTCGCTGCGCGGTGCCAAGAAGGCCATCGTCCACCTGTACAACGCCACCAGCCCGTCGTTCCGCCGCATCGTCTTCAACCAGGACAAGCAAGGCGTGAAGGACATCGCGGTGAACGCAGCCAAGCTGTTCGTCAAATATGCCGCCCAGCAGCCGGAAACCCACTGGACCTTCCAGTACTCACCCGAGACCTTCAGCGCCACCGAACTGGAGTTCGCCAAGGAAGTCTGCGACGCGGTCATCGAGGTGTGGAACCCGACCCCTGAGCACAAGGTCATCCTCAACCTGCCGGCCACTGTGGAAGTCGCCACGCCGAACATCTACGCCGACCAGATCGAGTGGTTCTGCCGCAACGTCAGCCGCCGTGACAGCGTGATCATCAGCCTGCACTGCCACAACGACCGTGGCACCGGCATCGCCGCCACCGAGCTGGGCCTGATGGCCGGCGCCGACCGCGCCGAGGGCTGCCTGTTCGGCAACGGCGAGCGTACCGGCAACGTCGACCTGGTAACCCTGGCGCTGAACCTCTACACCCAGGGTATCGACCCGCAACTGGACTTCTCCGACATCGACGGCGTGCGCAAGGTGGTCGAAGAATGCAACCAACTGCCGGTTCACCCACGTCACCCGTATGTCGGCGACCTGGTGCACACCGCGTTCTCCGGCTCGCACCAGGACGCCATCCGCAAGGGCTTCGCCAAGCAGCAGGAAGGCGAACTGTGGGAAGTGCCGTACCTGCCGATCGACCCGGCCGACATCGGCCGCAGCTACGAGGCGGTCATCCGCGTCAACAGCCAGTCTGGCAAGGGTGGTATCACCTACCTGCTCGAACAGGAATATGGCATCAGCCTGCCGCGCCGCATGCAGATCGAATTCAGCCAGGTAGTGCAGGGTGAAACCGACCGCCTGGGCCTGGAAATGACCGCCCAGCAGATCTACAGCCTGCTGCACAAGGAATATCTCCAGGCCAACAGCCCGTACGCCTTGGTCAGCCATCGCCTGCAGGAAGAAAACGGCCACAGCGCCGTGGAAGTGGAAGTCGCCGGTGAAGGCGAAACCACCCTGCACTGGCGCGGCAAGGGCAATGGCGCCCTGGAAGCCCTGGTTGCCGGCCTGCCAATCGCCGTGGAAATCATGGACTACAACGAGCACGCCATTGGCGCCGGTACCAACGCCAAGGCAGCGGCCTACATCGAGCTGCGCGTGGCCGGTGGTCGCCCGGTGCACGGCGTGGGTATCGACGAAAACATCACCACCGCAAGCTTCAAGGCACTGTTCAGTGCACTGAACCGCTCACTGAGCCAGCAAGAGGCCAAGGCGGCGTAA